The following proteins are encoded in a genomic region of Cataglyphis hispanica isolate Lineage 1 chromosome 1, ULB_Chis1_1.0, whole genome shotgun sequence:
- the LOC126854321 gene encoding daf-12-interacting protein 1-like isoform X1 — protein MFPTFIGILDIQSWWEVPSIAHFCSLFRAAFNLLDFDIEDLEEALLTDGDTEGRLLQELIVKLLEGCLPNDTRNDISTFNYQMFLRRLFRKKCQEYKCENPFNTDVDFELLPLRQKVKILRALCDFRLDAEDVEQSLSNLDSDSLRVEPLGHDRKNSAYWYFYGTRLYREDYINTSNSASHKQKSKPKDKKRKKRRNRVAKEEEEEKEEASLIDSENKGRESVWQVVCFTQQDWSRLVEKFRDSEYDTERKLYRTLSEDFMPEIPKLFDLKEKQQRRKLLQRNSSRVLRSQEPTTHMDAVMVRSKSKTKTNKGTKKGSQQSSKITYIKEDSSPPLPTPPIQKKGRQTNNSLASAVGQIVIHTRDEVEDLEKKKGISNQSDGNYVSCNYGYKYGYSFRIEEEERCVGMHKVLESIKDHVDAWPFIDPVDEEYAPRYYSVVRKPMDLSTMEEKLEGGSYKSLSQFKHDFRLIIDNCRQYNGSDNEYTEMAINLKEAFDKAVSRYLESETSSDEDPTSSRSLAGMPTSPSYPPHHLSSSHHNTRKRSKKSTKKSKSYKLENRTKSKTNEKVDEDEKRNKSIKVAKKKRGKKKDKKVREELDEDEEEQEDQENESAISGTSIVTLKRRKNADVNNLLKIKKLPKESEELKTNKKGSKERHQSKKDSEIVRSMKEMKENKKRKEDFEEDYESPVKSKSRKIEKKELEETGILTDNTKKSKLKKIEIEESDRVFEEDKKQSSHVKMKKNRKKEKTNSKTATKADEKSDKIHTKQKDKKLKQKKNQELKNGELKKQTDSKDIGLESTLDSKHTHISKKLSTLIGNKDVDSLDSLKDKISDRKREEKLKNEKDKQRKTVKSNTLTYSIKVPSISNIFHDYDRDSAKRSKSKKSTKEDKTVDADIIKKQESEISENKKAHVKHTKGMEENSTIQALNQATEKTLHDINKWLDDAPKLCGFSSGNDSPVSHIPPIESGRSKVEVATRKRPSSIKIFGPHGSSRPKKIQRTIDRLQPGKSKGNLLLKKPLNLPNINTNDTAAHAANDNDQSNKDLDEEPKLSLGTVLKNVDSIHLICKSLVSSPNLSNDDEEEDHALTPSNVKEENTLGIKCTKVSSAAEDKETIQPKNTEEAQKPKSATPNLSAWFKAFGAPKSKKKDEEVEETAPTKKDGDLQEVFCGRQRRLSTGGSSVSESVSSFSQESPPMIPRAARSPQCQPAMTPTEPIRGAGFYQDALSTGSSPYNSPYYATPPRYSAQLPPTPSPQNPHPLSPAYPSSYEQQSPVYPQVHAQPPYQKTSPQENNEAYSQMSPQRFPQQLPANNRNQSPVYPQHSPQPMQSVYPQSSDRTPPSNYSQPSPQQPPTQNYSQPSPQQNAVANYSQSSPQAIVNYQVSPQQHSPFQQSSPQTPPNYSQSSPQQQQQHSPYAQSSPQSAGYGRLSPQPPPANYSQSSPQPPSGYLQPSPQPPNFSPQSSSQTRSASYSQPSPSQPLNSSYPIPPQLDRSYSQSSHQQQQMQTFSQHASPQTQTSSFSEQSPQNSPYSQTSPQSLTNYSHQSSPQQPPTYSHPLHSPQTPPNYSQLSPQQTPGTATAANYSQPSPQQSRSYPQSSPQRKPTCNPATPSQQSPNYSQPSPQQTANCSQLHPKNSDEYPAATAPPASYPQDYKQNPTYVQQSPTISSSVNESDHRTEYLKSNATEKSATGDQQRNFPVQSESLNLNAANHQIYQSSGQYPPTYPNSFSNVELQRSISRHSGSQQQTQQQSTPQESRPGFMEIQPRGGYLGKTTPSNNSGEQLPAPSPNQLRAFQENLTTAHESLYPSGFQSGYPLPPPNSRPVYPSPHYFDAGSKSAGGGGTSGSPTGNPPMKKRVYESPSNGNGEASSSRGLSQESATARPSQEQFPSFDPMMTLPQSEISVSVSQYDGTPTFVSGLADSMAANPTYARLSLGLVGRTPPDRKEQQQQQQLLTIPRPPPATKAEHLAAYGRSTATGAAEFEQLNLLQSLAQKNSQGILAISRGRAGEGDARTAPPAATMTPSTATPSKTKRNRKSKHPQQQEQQNAAVITAVTTTAVDQQQAASIAAFPQYADSIGALKTAAAVPPAGSAFNFAASTSGATAAPSFSYDKDATAAAAFAFLTDEFRNPTSYYNMALRQQQQQQQQQQQQQQQQQQQQQQQQQQQAPPVPPTVTNASGQSTACNKLGNQPPRNYPPPHPFLHTAAAAAAAAQRSYVSPVSAYVTPHGPNLMDQAAYQQYLHSLYALQPPPPHHHRPSWL, from the exons ATGTTTCCTACTTTCATCGGGATCCTAG acattCAATCGTGGTGGGAGGTGCCAAGTATAGCACATTTTTGCTCATTATTTAGAGCTGCCTTCAATCTTCTGGATTTTGATATTGAG gATTTAGAAGAAGCTTTATTAACGGACGGAGATACCGAAGGACGACTGCTTCAGGAACTAATAGTGAAGTTATTAGAAGGTTGCTTGCCAAATGACACTCGCAATGATATCTCTACTTTTAATTATCAGATGTTTCTGCGTAgactttttcgaaaaaagtgTCAA GAATACAAATGCGAAAATCCTTTCAATACGGATGtagattttgaattattaccGCTTCgtcaaaaagtaaaaatattacgcgcGCTCTGCGATTTTAGGCTAGACGCCGAAGACGTA GAGCAATCGTTAAGTAACTTGGACTCGGATAGCCTGCGAGTCGAACCTTTGGGACATGATCGTAAGAATTCTGCCTATTGGTACTTCTACGGCACTCGATTGTACCGGGAGGATTACATTAATACTTCTAACAGTGCCTCACACAAGCAGAAAAGTAAGCCAAAGGacaaaaaacgtaaaaaacgACGGAACAGAGTGgcgaaagaggaagaggaagaaaaggagGAAGCTAGTTTAATAGATAGCGAAAACAAGGGACGAGAGAGCGTTTGGCAAGTTGTGTGTTTCACCCAACAGGATTGGAGCAGACTAGTCGAAAAATTTCGTGATTCg GAATACGATACCGAACGTAAACTTTATCGTACATTGTCCGAGGATTTTATGCCGGAAATACCCAAATTGTTCGATCTGAAAGAGAAACAGCAGCGGCGTAAACTATTGCAACGTAATAGTTCGCGAGTGCTTCGTAGTCAAGAGCCCACGACACATATGGACGCAGTCATGGTCAGATCTAAGAGTAAGACTAAAACAAACAAAGGGACTAAAAAGGGGTCGCAACAAAGttcaaaaattacttatattaagGAAGATTCTTCTCCGCCATTACCGACACCGCCAATTCAGAAGAAAGGACGACAgacaaataattctttagCATCAGCTGTTGGCCAAATCGTAATTCATACCAGGGATGAAGTGGAAGATTTGGAGAAGAAAAAGGGTATCAGCAATCAAAGCGATGGTAATTATGTATCTTGTAattatggatataaatatgGTTATTCGTTCAGAATCGAAGAAGAAGAACGATGTGTCGGAATGCACAAAGTTCTTGAAAGTATTAAAGATCATGTGGATGCCTGGCCATTTATTGATCCCGTGGACGAAGAATATGCGCCAAG gtATTACAGTGTCGTACGCAAGCCTATGGATCTTAGCACTATGGAAGAGAAATTAGAAGGTGGCTCATACAAAAGTTTAAGTCAATTTAAACACGATTTCCGGCTTATCATTGACAACTGTAGGCAGTATAATGGCTCTGATAAcg aatatacgGAAATGGCGATTAATCTTAAGGAAGCTTTCGATAAAGCCGTGAGTCGGTATTTGGAATCAGAGACATCCAGCGATGAGGATCCTACATCTTCTCGATCATTAGCCGGAATGCCTACGTCTCCGTCGTATCCTCCGCATCATTTATCTTCTTCCCATCATAACACACGTAAACGTTCGAAGAAATCAACCAAAAAATCCAAATCGTATAAACTCGAGAATAGAACAAAGTCTAAGACTAACGAGAAAGTGGATGAAGATGAAAAGaggaataaaagtattaaagttgcaaagaaaaaaagagggaaaaagaagGATAAGAAAGTGAGAGAAGAATTAGATGAAGATGAGGAAGAACAAGAAGATCAAGAGAATGAAAGTGCAATATCCGGAACTAGTATTGTAACtttgaaaagaagaaaaaacgccgatgtaaataatttacttaaaatcAAAAAGCTACCTAAAGAATCAGAAGAATTGAAAACAAATAAGAAAGGAAGCAAAGAGCGACATCAATCGAAAAAGGACTCGGAAATTGTACGATCTatgaaagaaatgaaagaaaacaaaaagcgGAAAGAGGACTTTGAGGAAGATTATGAATCTCCAGTAAAAAgcaaaagtagaaaaatagaaaagaaagaactTGAGGAAACCGGAATATTGACAGATAATACTAAGaagagtaaattaaaaaaaattgaaatagaagAAAGTGACAGAGTATTTGAGGAAGATAAGAAACAATCTTCccatgtaaaaatgaaaaagaatcgtaagaaagagaaaacgaaTTCAAAGACTGCAACAAAGGCTGATGAAAAATCCGACAAGATTCATACAaagcaaaaagataaaaaattaaaacaaaaaaagaatcaagaattaaagaacggagaattaaaaaaacaaacagaTTCCAAAGATATAGGATTAGAAAGCACTTTAGATTCGAAACATACTCACATCTCTAAAAAACTCTCTACGTTAATCGGTAATAAAGATGTGGATTCGCTTGatagtttaaaagataaaataagcgATAGAAAAcgtgaagaaaaattgaaaaacgaaaaagataAGCAAAGAAAAACAGTAAAAAGCAACACCCTTACATATTCAATAAAAGTGCCTTCAATCAGTAATATTTTCCACGACTATGACAGAGATAGTGCTAAACGatcaaaatcgaaaaaaagtaCGAAGGAAGATAAGACAGTGGATGcagacataattaaaaaacaagaatCTGAAATCAGTGAAAATAAGAAAGCTCATGTTAAACATACCAAAGGAATGGAAGAGAATTCTACAATTCAAGCATTAAATCAAGCAACAGAGAAAACACTTCAT GATATCAACAAATGGCTTGACGACGCGCCTAAGCTTTGTGGATTCTCCTCCGGCAATGACTCTCCAGTATCTCACATTCCTCCAATCGAGTCTGGTCGATCGAAGGTAGAGGTTGCTACACGTAAGAGGCCGAGctccattaaaatatttggtcCTCATGGATCGAGTCGACCAAAGAAGATACAGCGAACGATCGACCGTTTGCAACCCGGAAAAAGTAAAGGAAATTTACTTTTGAAGAAACCGCTTAATTTACCCAACATCAATACCAATGACACTGCGGCACACGCCGCTAATGATAACGATCAATCGAATAAGGATCTTGATGAGGAACCGAAGCTTAGTTTAGGTACTGTGTTAAAGAATGTCGATTCCATACATTTAATCTGCAAAAGTTTGGTATCGTCGCCTAATCTTTCAAACGATGATGAGGAAGAGGATCATGCTCTTACTCCATCTAATGTTAAAGAGGAAAATACATTGGGCATTAAGTGTACGAAGGTATCAAGCGCAGCGGAGGATAAAGAAACGATTCAACCCAAGAATACGGAGGAAGCGCAGAAACCAAAGTCCGCTACGCCGAATTTGAGTGCCTGGTTTAAAGCCTTCGGAGCGCcaaaatcaaaaaagaaagatgaggAAGTGGAAGAGACCGCGCCGACAAAGAAAGATGGTGATCTACAGGAAGTGTTTTGCGGCAGGCAACGACGATTGAGTACCGGCGGTAGTAGTGTCAGTGAATCGGTGTCTAGTTTCTCTCAGGAATCACCACCGATGATTCCACGCGCGGCTCGTTCGCCGCAATGTCAGCCCGCGATGACACCGACCGAGCCAATAAGAGGCGCGGGATTTTATCAAGACGCACTATCAACCGGAAGCAGTCCTTATAATAGTCCTTATTACGCGACGCCACCGAGATACAGCGCGCAATTGCCACCCACGCCATCGCCGCAGAATCCCCATCCTTTGTCACCGGCTTATCCATCATCCTATGAGCAACAATCACCCGTCTATCCTCAGGTACACGCACAGCCGCCGTATCAGAAAACGTCGCCCCAAGAAAATAATGAAGCATATTCGCAAATGTCGCCGCAACGTTTTCCACAACAGTTGCCTGCCAACAATCGAAATCAATCTCCCGTCTATCCGCAGCATTCTCCGCAACCGATGCAATCGGTTTATCCTCAATCATCAGATCGGACGCCGCCGTCAAATTACTCGCAACCTTCGCCACAACAACCGCCTACGCAGAATTATTCGCAACCATCTCCGCAACAAAATGCGGTTGCTAATTATTCTCAGTCTTCTCCTCAAGCAATCGTCAATTATCAAGTTTCTCCGCAGCAGCATTCACCTTTCCAGCAATCCTCTCCTCAAACACCGCCGAATTACTCGCAATCCTCCCcgcagcaacagcaacagcacTCTCCGTACGCTCAATCCTCTCCTCAATCCGCTGGATATGGTCGCCTCTCACCGCAGCCGCCACCCGCGAACTATTCTCAATCCTCGCCTCAACCACCTAGCGGTTATTTGCAGCCATCTCCTCAACCGCCAAATTTTTCCCCTCAGTCATCGTCGCAAACACGCTCCGCCAGCTATTCGCAACCATCACCTTCGCAACCATTAAACTCCTCGTACCCGATTCCTCCTCAACTCGATCGAAGCTACTCGCAATCATCACATCAACAGCAACAAATGCAGACTTTCTCCCAGCATGCTTCGCCGCAAACGCAAACGTCTTCGTTTTCTGAACAATCACCGCAGAATAGCCCGTACTCGCAAACGTCACCGCAATCATTGACCAATTATTCGCACCAATCGTCCCCACAACAACCGCCAACATACTCGCATCCGCTACACTCGCCGCAGACACCGCCGAATTACTCACAGCTTTCGCCGCAACAAACACCTGGTACAGCGACGGCAGCCAACTACTCACAACCGTCGCCGCAACAGTCTCGCAGTTACCCGCAATCTTCGCCTCAACGAAAGCCTACGTGCAATCCAGCAACACCGTCACAACAATCGCCCAATTACTCGCAACCTTCTCCTCAACAGACGGCCAATTGTTCTCAGCTTCACCCGAAAAACTCGGACGAATATCCTGCGGCTACGGCACCACCTGCTTCTTATCCTCAGGATTATAAGCAAAATCCCACGTATGTCCAGCAGTCACCTACGATATCGTCATCCGTGAATGAATCTGATCATCGGACGGAATATCTAAAATCTAACGCTACTGAAAAGTCAGCAACGGGTGATCAACAGAGGAACTTTCCCGTTCAATCGGAATCGTTAAATCTAAATGCAGCAAATCATCAGATCTATCAATCATCAGGTCAATATCCGCCAACATATCCGAATAGTTTCTCTAACGTTGAGCTTCAGAGATCTATCTCGAGACACAGCGGCAGTCAGCAACAGACACAACAACAATCAACGCCGCAGGAATCGCGGCCCGGTTTTATGGAGATTCAGCCACGCGGTGGCTACCTTGGCAAAACAACACCGTCCAACAACAGCGGGGAACAATTACCCGCGCCCTCACCGAATCAGTTGCGGGCATTCCAGGAGAACTTGACAACGGCTCATGAGTCACTCTATCCGAGTGGTTTCCAGTCTGGTTATCCATTACCGCCACCGAATTCACGACCGGTGTATCCTAGTCCGCATTATTTCGATGCCGGCTCGAAATCCGCTGGCGGCGGCGGTACGTCTGGTAGCCCCACCGGCAATCCACCAATGAAGAAACGCGTATACGAATCGCCGTCTAATGGCAATGGTGAAGCATCCAGTTCGCGCGGTTTATCGCAGGAGAGCGCAACGGCACGTCCGAGTCAGGAACAATTTCCGAGTTTTGATCCGATGATGACTCTACCTCAATCGGAGATCTCCGTTTCAGTCAGTCAATATGATGGTACACCGACCTTCGTCAGCGGCCTGGCTGATTCCATGGCGGCTAATCCAACATATGCGCGACTTAGCCTCGGTCTCGTAGGTCGGACACCACCGGATCGTAAGGaacaacagcaacaacagcaactGTTGACCATACCACGACCGCCGCCAGCGACGAAGGCGGAACATCTTGCTGCTTACGGTCGCAGTACTGCAACTGGCGCGGCTGAATTTGAACAGCTTAATCTGCTGCAGAGTCTGGCGCAGAAAAACAGCCAAGGTATCCTAGCGATATCGCGAGGACGTGCCGGTGAGGGCGACGCGCGAACTGCGCCTCCTGCAGCTACGATGACGCCATCCACCGCGACACCGTCCAAGACGAAAAGAAACCGAAAGAGCAAACATCCGCAACAGCAGGAGCAACAAAACGCGGCCGTCATTACGGCCGTCACGACGACCGCTGTAGATCAACAGCAAGCGGCGAGTATTGCCGCTTTTCCGCAGTATGCCGATTCTATCGGCGCTCTAAAGACAGCAGCCGCGGTCCCGCCCGCCGGCAGTGCCTTCAACTTCGCCGCATCCACCAGCGGCGCGACTGCCGCGCCGTCGTTCTCTTACGACAAGGACGCTACCGCGGCGGCCGCATTTGCCTTCTTGACGGACGAATTTCGCAATCCGACCAGCTATTATAATATGGCTCTacggcagcagcagcagcagcagcaacaacaacaacaacaacaacaacaacaacaacaacaacaacaacaacagcagcagcagcaggcGCCACCGGTACCGCCAACGGTGACGAACGCCTCGGGACAGTCTACCGCCTGCAACAAACTCGGGAATCAACCGCCGAGGAACTATCCGCCACCTCATCCATTTCTGCATacggctgctgctgctgccgcCGCCGCTCAAAGATCTTACGTTTCTCCGGTCTCCGCTTATGTAACACCACATGGGCCCAATTTAATGGATCAAGCTGCCTATCAGCAATATCTCCATTCGCTCTACGCTCTTCAACCACCTCCACCGCATCACCACAGACCATCCTGGCTTTAG